From Impatiens glandulifera chromosome 7, dImpGla2.1, whole genome shotgun sequence:
tgttatatatgaataaaataaaaaataataatttaaaattgagggtattttagtattttggttaatgaaatgagtggtgtgattgttgagaagtgattaattgaaaaattaattttgaatgggtttttaaaaaaaatccaaaggGAACAATGCCGAAGTTGTTGTTAAGATTTCAACGGACCGGTCATGTTTAGCCTTTAAGACCATTTCCAACCCAAATACTTATTctcaaaatgcagtaaacattccatcaattcaaacaataattaatctttaacTCAAaagctcaaactcaaaagaatatttttaaaatattcctttttataataatttttaattttttcaatattatctatatatttacttaaattacaaaataaacccataactttacaacaacttattaattacttttaaattctgatccaattaaagaaaattttgataaaattaattataaatcaataatttatacaattgcataaaacaaattaaacattattaaataaacacaaactaCATTTCACAAGCAAAAAAATACAGCAAAACAAACCTTATTAAAACATACTTTCCACACATAAAATAGacaatttatcaataaatataagttaatcgtataaacaaattaaaattatcaaaatatataaataaattatataaataaattaaaatataaataaataaaacatttaaacaaattaaaatataaataaattaaaatataaataagttatataaattaattaaaaacaaattaaaatgactgaaataaaagttttgaaaatcttttgagtATGTAAACAGTGTTCCTGCATATTTGGGTTTAAAGGAGAGAGATTTTGCaggaaaacaaaaaatacaatTGAATTTACAGGTGGGTTGGAGGGTTAAAACCTATAATATAGTTGAGTTTCCAGTGTTGGAGATGATCTAAGGGCCTATTTGCTTAATTGTTTTAGCATAATGGggtcttaaatttatttttaatttaagaaggctttaaacatttttaaaaaaaaatatgaaaaattggAAACGACTCAGAATAATTTTCTATGTTTTATGGAATATGAAAATTCTGTTTAAGGATAGTTTGGTCAATTTATCTAATTTTGCATAATTTGTAGTGTTTATAActtgtgttaaatgtgccaaaaaaatatgagaaaaattTAAGGACGATTTTcacattattttcttaatttttgatatattaattttaacttttggacataatgcaaatttaaaccattttttttatctaaatcatTCACCAATTTTCGGTCCATATATGCCACTTTAAGTGTTTTGGCTGAACTTATACGAAATTTTTGCCTATTAAATGTTAAggtttaaatacattttaagaatgaaaataaCATAACTCTTTTAGATTATAAACTAGGGTATAAGTAGAATATTTCGGAAAGAAATAAGGTTaggtttataattaaatttataaaaaaatgtgtaacaTGTCATATTAAATTCGAAATGCAAAATTTATTTTGGAGTAGTGATCGTCTGTTTGGACGGGTTTAATTCATAACATTAAGACTATTTTTCACACGTAATCAAGCACCGAGTccaacaaatttttaaaaattatttctttcttagtTATTTGAGAAATAAACTAAGTGGTTTAAAATAGTGTTAAGCTACGTCAATGTGGCGACTCCTAAGTAAGTTGTTTCCTCACCGTGTTTTATGATATTCGAGAGGAAAATTAAATCAAGGGATTTAataaagtataaactataaGATTGAGTTTACCATTAAAGTTTATTGCTTGTCTCCTATCGCAGAAACATTCGAGCGAAAGGTAATGCATAGGGTCAGACCAATTGCGAGGTACAAATCGACCCTAAAAACGAGgtcaaacattttaaaaattaacatgtttATAGGTTTAtctaaacatttatatattatttatatttatatctattaatttatttataaatacattttatttatttatatatatatatatgtataataatttaaaataatatagagaaaatttattatatatatatatatatatataataataatatcagaaaatatttaaagacaaatatttatatatatatatatatataatattttgtaattaatttttttttgttttatatataatttatattatacaattttattttttatttaaaaatgttattattgtatacatttagataaatataatatttcatcacatttatacacttttatatatatatatatattatgattttaatagaatttttaagcattatttcatatttttatatataaacttataaattgaATTGTCAAATTAGGTCACttgaggtcaattgagatttcaTACTATTTCTTGCCAATCTTACAATTTAAAACTccttaatgataaaattatacaaaacaaaatattgttttatttaaacaccgttaattttatttatatggtatttatataaaaaaattaaaaaaatcatgtaaatAATTTAGTGATTTtagtcaatatatatataggtaatattaaaaaactatatatatttttatccctCTGGTTAAAGGACATAGATATCACATAGacaaatgattttatttatttattattattatatatattaatgtttttttaatgaataataatattgataaaagcATATAAAAGATTGTGCTACTTAATTATAGGATACATGAAGTGTTtatcttgtttatataaataCCTATGGAGGATATGAATagatataacaaataaaaataaatcatttctttttgTCTCTTCTCTTCCCTATTTTATCTCTTTGAACCCAACATATATGATATCAGAGTTTTGATATTGATTCATGGCGATGCTAGGAGATGCTTGGCCGATATGAGAAGCCCAAGTCGTTTTCGACggaaaaaattatgattattggAGTGTTATGATGAATACACTCTTGCTCTCACAAGATTTATGGAATATGGTAGAGAACGAATGCACTAAAGAATCGAATGCCGCAGGATCATCAGATCGGCCatccaataaaaagttaaaggagaaaaaaaatgtgaagGACTTGTTTATTATTCAACAAAGTATATCTAGTAAGTTTTTTCTAAGAATAATAGGAATTAATACATCGAAGGAAGCATGAAATATATTGCAAAAGGAGTTTGATGGGACTGACAAAATGAAGACAGTGAAGCTCCTTTCTCTCAAACGAGAGTTTCAAAATTTGAGGATGAAGGAGAAAGATACTCTACAAGGGTGCTTCTCAATGGTGATCGAAGATGTAAACCAAATCAAGTGTTTTGGCGACGATTTAACCGACAAAACAATTTGCGAGAAGATTTTGATTAGTCTTTCTTCGAAGTATGACAATATGGTGCTCATcattgaagaaatgaaagatCTCTCGTCACTTAATATTCACGATATGATGGGTTCTTTTAAGATGCATGAACAACGGATGAAACGTCGTACTAAAGTTTCCCTTGATAGTGCATTTCAATCGAAGGAAAATGTAAAAGAAGATTCTACTGAAAGCTCGAGTAAACGTTAATATTCTCGTGGCGATGGAAGTTATGGAAGAGATCGAGGGCGTGACCGAAGGGGATGTAGAAACTTCCATTGATAACAAATTTTGCAATCATTGTAAAAAATCGGGTGATATTGAagaaaattgttataaaaaaggTAAACATCAATGTTTTAATTGCAAGAGGTTTTTGtcatataaaaaatgatttcgAGAACAAGCCAATTATATCGAGGATAAAATGAATTGTGAAAGTGATGGAAGCACATTTTTTTCATGTCAAGCAGCTATCATAAAAATGATAACTAGTGGTATGTTGATAGTGAGTGCAACAATCACATGACTAGAGACATGTCAATTTTTTGCAAATTTGACAAGAGCGACACAACTCAAATCACAATGGGTAATGGTGTTGTAGTAAAATCAAATGGAAGAGATATGATTGATGTAGGTTCAAAGAAAGGTAAATTATTAATCCATGATGTGTTGTTTGTTCTGGATTTAGCTCAAAATTTGCTAAGTGTTAAGCAACTTATGCAAAATAGTCATGCAATTTACTTCGATGatgattattgtaaaaaaattgacaagaaaaataatagaaagTTGATAACAGTTGTCAAGATGGAGAAGAATCGAAATTTTTCTCTTAATCTTAAACCCGCAAGTTGTGTATCGATGAAGGTCGATATTGAAGATATGTCATAGTTGTGGCATAAACGACTTGGGTATGTGAATTTTGAGAGCTTGAAATTGTTGAGAAGAAGAAATATGGTGTATGGGTTGCCAAATATTGATGTTAGGCATGATGTTTGTGAGGCATGTACTCTTGGTAAAATCCATCAAGAGATGTTTTCGAAAGAGAAAGCTTGGAGAGAAAAATCACTGTTGGAGCTCGTTCACACCAATATTTGTGGTTCGATGTCCACAAACTCTCATAGAAGTACTTTCTGTTTTCAAGAGGTTTCAAAGAATGACCGAGAGACAAAGTGGTAAGGTGATTAAAATATTGAGAAGTGATAGAAGTGGAGAATACAACTCGAAGGAGTTCGAGAAATATTGTGAAGATATTGTCCTTGAAAGAAAATTGACGATGAGTTTTACGCTGGAGCAAATTGGCGTTACTAAGAGGGAGAATCGAACAATTGTTGAAATAACGAGAACCATGATGAATACAAAGGGGTTACCATTGACTTTTTGGACCAAAGCAACTTATACGACAATTTATTTGTTGAATCGATGTCCAATAAAGGCGGTTGAAAACAATACACCATTTGAGGCATGGTCCGGGTTAGAAAGTCACTAGGCAATCACTTGAAAGTGTTCGGATCCATATGTTATGCTCATGTCCCAAAAGAAATGAGAAACAAACTTGAAGATAAAGGTGAAAAAATTGTGTGTTCGTTGCTATAGCACCAAGTCGAAGGGATATCGATTTTTTAGCTTGAAGAAAAATAAGGTGATTGAGAGTCGGGATGAGATCTTCAATGAAAAATACAAATGAGATTAGAAAGGGAAAAGTGTGAGAATGTGAAAATGATGTTATTTTAAGAAGATCAGATGGAGAAATCGAGACGAGTCAATGAAAGTGGATATGAAGAAAGTGAGCATCAACAATCCCCGACAACACAACCTGGGGCGAGTTCATCCTCTTCAAGCTCTACtatgataaaaatgataaatttaaacgACATATATGCTCAATGTAATTCTTGTGTTCTAGAACCCGAGaactttgaataaaatattcaagAGAGGTTTGAGGGAACGCGATGGAAGAAGAAATCAAAATAATCGAAAAAATGAAACTTGGGAGTTAGTTGAGAAGCCGGAAGAAAAATATGTGATTGGTTAAAGTGGATTTACAAGACGAAAATGAGTCCCGATGGTTTGGTTAAAAAATGCAAGGCAAAATTGGTTACAAAAGGTTATTCTCAACAACCTGTAGTCGACTATCATGAGACATTTGACTAGTTGCGAGACACAAAATGATAAGGAAGTTGATTGCATTAGTCGCTCACAAAGGTTGGAAGTTTTACCAACTTGATGTGAAATTTTCCTTCTTGAATGGAGTGTTGAAAGAAGAGGTATATGTGGTACAACGTCAAGGCTTCAATATTAAAggtgaagaaaaaaattatacaagtTGAAATAACATTGTACGGATTGAAATAAGCACCTCGTGCATGATATGGAAATATCGATGAGTACTTTGccgaaagattttttttaagagttcTAAGAGCATATGCAGCGCATGACCTGTGTCTGCATCGGACAGCGTGTAAAAGAGTCGGTCATTACTTTTGTTAATTTTCTGCGTTGTGTGTAAAAGCAAAAGGAGGGCAGCGCCCTCTATGCCGGACATGCCCAACCCtgactttattaattattatataatataatatacaggACCCctattttttcccatttttaaaGGCCcccaaattttcaaatttttctataatataggaatattagttatatatttaattaataaatatatattttaaataaattaatatattttctattaattatattaacatgttttatatCCGTTATAAATTATAACGGTAATATAATTTAGTACTATAAATATTGAGTAAAATTGGTTCattctacattttattttttctacaaaATATAGTCAATCAAGAAAAATGAATCCCAGTCAATTTTCGAACTTACAAAATCCAAATTTCAATTCTCAAGCTTCCAATTTTCCatttccattttcaaataatttattttcgtATCCTCAAAATTCTGAAACGTATCCATTTATGTACGGTCAAAAATTTTCAACACCATTTTTACAAGTCGAAAACAATCAAACGCCTacaaattttgaagaatctccaCATTCCCAATTTTCTACCTTTAATAGTAGAAATGTTATAGATTTGAATGACGATTTTATGGAAGTTGAAAATATACGAGAAAACATTGTTCAGTGGAATTGGGAAGAAGACAAACTCTTAATTAGTGCTTGGTTAAATGTATCGATCGATTCTCAAATTGGTACCGACCAAAAAGGTGAAGTATTCTAGGAACGGATTCGTCAATATTGCGAAGATAGTATTCCCGGTCTTATCAAAAGAGGTGTTGTGGATATAAGGAGAAGATGGTAACGAATCAATGAAGGAACTCAGAAATATGGATCGTGTTATGAACAAGCTGAACAAAGAATTGGGAGTGGTTCAAATCTGGACAACATAATAGAGTCAACTCATGAACTCTATAGGACTCGTTACAAAATGAAGTGTAACTTTGACAAGCATTGGGGTGAGCTACGGAAACACCCAAAGTGGAGAACCACTTCAACAAATAGTGGGAGTACAAAGAGAACTAAATTAAGTGGTACTAAAGCTTATTCATCGTCAACTAACAATGATACACCAACAGACACCAATGATGTTGTGGAATCTCTAGTTCGTCCCCAAGGTATAAAAGCAGCTAAGAAAAATGCAAAAATAAAGGTAGTTGAAGAATACAAAGAAATAAAAGTTGTTGCATACAGGAAGTTATCTCTGATTGATGAATTTAATAAGAACCAACAAAAGGATTTGGAACTTAAACAACAAGAGTTGGACATGAAGATTATTATGGCCGACACTAATGTGATGAACGAGACTCAACGTAAGATTCACGCTTCGTTGCTTGAACAAATTGCTAAAAGGAGATCTTAGTTGTTGAATGTAatcattgttattttatttatgtatgtcatttttagtttttatgatgtaatatttttattgaaatattgcCGTTGGAATATTGTTGTTGGAATATAGCCGTTATAATATTGTCGTTAGAATACATTCATTTCAAGTTCTATATAACATCATACTTGTAGCCATTTTATTTGCAAGTTTTTCAAAACCATCAAATATGGATAACAATTCTAATGTATCAAAGGAGTTTGTTAAAGAGTTTTTCTTTGATGATTCTCTCGAAGAACGTCGACTTAATCTCTTTAATCAACTTTACGGAGAAGGCACTTCATCAACGCCTCAGAGGACGATATACAAAAATCGTGAAGTAAACCATGAACGTCTAGTGAGAgattattttgttgaaaattcAGTGTATACTCTAGAGACATTTCGAAGGAGGTTTCGAATGGGAAGGCATATTTTTCTTCGTATTGTGGAAGCTCTTTCAAATTTTGATCCATATTTCCAACAAAGGGTTGATGCATTGGGAAGGAAAGGTTTGTCGCCTCTACAAAAATGCATTGCATCCATTCGTATGTTGGCTTATGGAGTATTTGATGATGCTATTGATGACTATGTGCGAATTGGTGTGTCCACCGCGATTGAATGTTTGAAAAAGTTTGTCACTGATGTGGTTTGGTATTCGAAAGTGAATACTTGTGAAAACCAAACTTGAATGATGTACAACGTCTATTACAAATGGGGGATGCTTGCGGTTTTCCTGGTACGTTAGGTAGTATTGACTGTATGCATTGGTAGTGGAAAAATTGTCCAAAAGCATGGAAATGGATGTTTTTGAGTGGTCACAAAGGGGTACCAACACTCCTACTTGAAGCAGTTGCATCGTCCGATCTATGGATATGGCGTGCATTTTTCGGAGTTGTCGATTCTAACAATGACATAAATGTATTAGATCGGTCACCTTTATTCGATGAAGTACTAGAAGGTCGTGCTCCAGAAATAAACTACACGGTGAATGGTAACAACTACAACTTGGGGTACTATTTAGCTGATAGAATATATCCTGAATGGCCAACATTCGTCAAAACAATTCCACGTCCACAAggtgaaaaaagaaaattattttctaaatatcaaGAGGGTCAAAGAAAAGACGTTGAACGAGCATTTGGT
This genomic window contains:
- the LOC124909808 gene encoding glutathione S-transferase T2-like, with protein sequence MKCNFDKHWGELRKHPKWRTTSTNSGSTKRTKLSGTKAYSSSTNNDTPTDTNDVVESLVRPQGIKAAKKNAKIKVVEEYKEIKVVAYRKLSLIDEFNKNQQKDLELKQQELDMKIIMADTNVMNETQRKIHASLLEQIAKRRS